From the genome of Mycobacterium dioxanotrophicus, one region includes:
- a CDS encoding type II toxin-antitoxin system VapC family toxin, translated as MTTFVIDAPVAIKLAAGGTTIPPQHSLTAPTLMRSQALALVYESVRRGEIGERVGRKVLDDIRGLRIRLLGDRSMQDHAWRIAAKLNWSDTYRAEYIALTQLQADALATADTKLATAARAFVKTASIDDILRL; from the coding sequence ATGACCACGTTTGTCATCGATGCGCCGGTGGCCATCAAATTGGCCGCCGGTGGAACGACGATTCCGCCGCAGCACAGCCTGACCGCTCCCACACTGATGCGTTCGCAAGCCCTGGCGCTGGTCTACGAATCGGTGCGCCGAGGCGAGATCGGCGAACGGGTCGGCCGGAAGGTTCTCGATGATATCCGCGGGCTGCGGATTCGGCTCCTCGGCGACCGATCGATGCAGGACCACGCATGGCGAATAGCCGCCAAGTTGAACTGGTCGGACACATACCGGGCCGAATACATCGCGCTGACCCAACTGCAAGCAGATGCGCTGGCCACCGCAGATACCAAACTCGCCACCGCGGCACGCGCATTCGTCAAGACCGCGTCTATTGACGACATCCTCCGGCTATAG
- a CDS encoding LppX_LprAFG lipoprotein, producing MPTPTVSAVATALAAVLLAGGCSTAAPPPAGSPPAAETAAAAPDLPSDPSAAVADAAVRLRATTAAAIMVATTGIENLIASSYAAQVSTDPAAANGNANLMINGERQQANFQVRDGELFLDSADGEPIAVGPARGNFDPTLLLDPQLGLASMIETISPVSFESPQPVNGGQVAGTVKLRGELPVAAAEAVLPRDSLRNLVSLPVTLWLDPDAGNALVQLIITAGGGALTLQIRDTH from the coding sequence ATGCCCACCCCCACCGTCTCTGCTGTGGCCACCGCACTGGCCGCCGTCCTATTGGCCGGCGGCTGCTCGACTGCGGCTCCCCCGCCTGCAGGCTCGCCCCCGGCCGCGGAGACAGCCGCCGCCGCGCCGGACCTTCCCTCTGACCCGTCCGCCGCGGTGGCCGATGCGGCTGTAAGGCTGCGCGCCACGACCGCGGCCGCCATCATGGTGGCCACCACCGGCATAGAGAATCTGATTGCATCGTCCTACGCGGCGCAGGTGAGCACCGACCCGGCTGCCGCGAACGGCAACGCCAACCTCATGATCAACGGCGAACGGCAGCAGGCGAACTTCCAAGTCCGAGACGGCGAGCTGTTCCTCGACTCCGCGGACGGAGAACCTATCGCTGTCGGCCCAGCGCGCGGAAACTTCGACCCGACACTGCTTCTGGACCCGCAGCTGGGCTTGGCGTCGATGATCGAAACAATCTCACCGGTGTCGTTCGAAAGTCCACAACCGGTCAACGGTGGACAGGTCGCCGGCACGGTGAAACTCCGCGGTGAGCTTCCCGTCGCCGCCGCGGAGGCCGTACTCCCCCGCGACAGCCTGCGCAACCTGGTATCACTTCCCGTGACACTGTGGCTGGACCCTGACGCCGGCAATGCGCTGGTACAGCTGATCATCACCGCCGGGGGCGGAGCGCTGACTCTGCAGATCCGCGACACACACTGA
- a CDS encoding FtsK/SpoIIIE domain-containing protein produces the protein MLFNEFRPAPRPQTQLSPTGVEIPAPLPAPEPDRRPTWQRMLPLLMVGVMVAMVGGMALLGVRAITSVLVSVPMMMMMLIMHLSTQRGGASGGDIEQEIERYDLDLRERRAEIHDQGRAMHDLRTTCFPHPSDLLSLVGTEEMWQADPNPDIGRVVPPESEQDPDVKHLTANPFLRARVGIGVAPLFPKLPKAEEMVIEMTEPVTLVRYQRAMNTLSVVANLPIDVRLSEWPAYALRGDESARLDLVRAMVMSLAFNHRPSDLNIGVITDDPKAWEWIKWLPHLEDTSKVEKGTGPRLLAWRSLDEFAVRHAAVIERIRSGGDDRPPHLLVIVDTPEQMVAWPATMAGGMDGMTWLVVRYGTDLVSEERSRILLKNGRVSTLEDYDAAAADSASATLAETFARAMYQHRPKGYGAGGGVQDERAEHIPDFFEAIAIGNIETHDLIKVWKSNAFTDEIKVPFGYLRKGDELTPELSFLNFYEENRDGNGPHGAIAGRTGSGKSYFLRAIVLALLALYGPDKVALILADFKGGSTFLGMDPDRIPHVVANISDLEHTAELVDRLGAVIDGEVTRREEFITGEKGCKDIFEYREQQQKHPNDPLWPPVPDLIVVIDEFGEFLKKRPGYLELLTRVGRVGRSLGMHLVMCSQYIDQSVLGDLLQHLTFRYSLAVNSPQHSNVMLGTDDAARMIKGNLKGKILRKFTTDHGPVEVAAFHHEAAYIRKTVVERARSGGDSDEAIVEAVLPFALFTERSFTPTVVDGEVVNVKQEETGDRMSDVLLEKVSRLADMKVLDLWKPSLREPLSLPTLNLSRSSVGLSIRIGDLDVPEKHTRLPWFMDFSGALPHQVIAGGGKSGRTTLLQTLVICGCLQYGPGRLAFMLADFGTGKLGEVKNSPNVASYAAPGSADGVSRILGEARRVIGLRREAMVDRAVSSVDAYLDSKVDNPVPGDPYGRVMVLIDGIGGFLGEDRSERAKLLRPILDLGAAVGVHLVFTADSSGGGTTGNVAHYSIDVPGGVQLPATDYAGAKMAPELRMNLKTLIPQDQPGRSVDPYSTKQARTVVPINREIEPDSFARGMPVFEVNDYGAEIRGLCDQLAEVFAAEQVPVVRPADPVIDFETIWSVYAPLVPPNRHPVQTHFPVGSLTDTLELALVPNRSQDLLVYGEKGCGKTNMLRMHMESVMRQFAPKDAVIVVIDPLRQQLGERDRLYARGHVRPAKFGEPRADGTTNRIRPPGYVSSVDDLKDVADMLVRLMGQRRPSEDATAEDLINRTYFTGPEVYVYIDNFHAISEGYMAKTVFDTVEVGDQTVSKLLSTGTDLGVHFIISDDGGFNDRVKSAAMLAALREKMMAPILQLAGQPSSGMPIPQAYHLKPSRWRPGQGRLIIDADAYEMVQTAHIDVNAVAARFEQK, from the coding sequence GTGTTGTTCAACGAGTTCCGGCCAGCACCACGGCCGCAGACACAGCTCAGTCCGACCGGGGTGGAGATCCCGGCACCGCTACCCGCGCCGGAGCCGGACCGCCGCCCCACCTGGCAACGGATGCTTCCGCTTCTCATGGTCGGAGTCATGGTCGCGATGGTGGGGGGCATGGCGCTGTTGGGTGTCCGCGCGATCACCTCGGTTCTGGTCAGCGTTCCGATGATGATGATGATGTTGATCATGCATCTGAGCACCCAGCGTGGGGGTGCGTCCGGTGGCGACATCGAGCAGGAAATCGAGCGCTACGACCTGGACTTGCGGGAGCGGCGCGCCGAAATCCACGACCAGGGCCGGGCGATGCATGATCTGCGCACCACCTGCTTCCCTCATCCTTCGGATCTCCTGTCGCTGGTGGGAACCGAGGAAATGTGGCAGGCCGACCCGAATCCGGACATCGGCCGGGTGGTTCCCCCTGAGAGCGAACAGGATCCGGACGTCAAGCATCTGACGGCGAACCCGTTCCTGCGGGCCCGGGTGGGCATCGGTGTGGCTCCGCTGTTCCCGAAGCTGCCCAAGGCTGAGGAGATGGTGATCGAGATGACCGAACCGGTCACCCTGGTCCGATACCAGCGGGCAATGAACACATTGTCGGTGGTGGCCAACCTTCCGATCGACGTGCGCTTGAGCGAGTGGCCTGCTTACGCGCTGCGCGGTGACGAGTCGGCGCGCCTGGATCTGGTGCGGGCAATGGTGATGAGCCTGGCGTTCAACCACCGACCCAGTGATCTGAATATCGGTGTCATCACCGACGATCCGAAGGCATGGGAATGGATCAAGTGGCTGCCGCACCTCGAGGACACTTCAAAGGTGGAGAAGGGGACCGGCCCACGCCTGCTGGCGTGGCGCAGTCTGGACGAGTTCGCGGTGCGCCACGCAGCTGTGATCGAGCGAATCCGTTCCGGCGGGGATGATCGGCCACCGCACTTGCTGGTGATTGTCGATACCCCTGAGCAGATGGTGGCATGGCCGGCGACGATGGCCGGCGGGATGGACGGCATGACATGGCTGGTGGTGCGCTACGGCACCGATCTGGTCTCTGAGGAACGGTCGCGCATTCTGCTCAAGAACGGCCGCGTGTCGACGCTCGAAGACTACGACGCCGCGGCGGCCGATTCCGCTTCGGCGACGCTGGCCGAGACGTTCGCGCGTGCGATGTATCAGCACCGCCCGAAAGGCTACGGCGCCGGAGGCGGAGTCCAGGATGAACGGGCCGAACACATCCCGGACTTCTTCGAAGCCATCGCGATAGGCAACATCGAAACTCACGACCTCATCAAAGTGTGGAAGTCCAACGCGTTCACCGACGAGATCAAAGTTCCGTTCGGCTACCTGCGCAAGGGCGATGAACTCACCCCCGAGCTGAGCTTCCTGAACTTCTACGAGGAGAACCGCGACGGAAACGGCCCACACGGGGCGATCGCCGGCCGCACCGGATCGGGAAAGTCGTACTTCCTGCGGGCAATCGTGCTGGCGCTACTCGCCTTGTACGGGCCCGACAAGGTGGCGCTTATCCTCGCTGACTTCAAAGGCGGTTCGACATTCCTGGGGATGGACCCCGACCGGATTCCGCACGTGGTGGCCAACATCTCCGATCTGGAGCACACCGCAGAGCTGGTGGATCGTCTCGGCGCGGTGATCGATGGTGAGGTCACCCGTCGCGAGGAGTTCATCACCGGCGAAAAGGGATGCAAGGACATCTTCGAATACCGCGAGCAGCAGCAGAAACATCCCAACGATCCGCTGTGGCCTCCGGTGCCGGACCTGATTGTCGTCATCGACGAGTTCGGTGAATTCCTCAAGAAACGTCCGGGATACCTGGAACTGCTGACCCGTGTCGGCCGCGTTGGCCGTTCACTGGGCATGCACCTGGTCATGTGCAGTCAGTACATTGACCAGTCCGTGCTTGGTGATCTTCTGCAGCACTTGACGTTCCGCTACTCGTTGGCGGTGAACTCGCCCCAGCATTCGAACGTGATGCTCGGCACCGACGACGCGGCTCGGATGATCAAAGGCAACCTCAAGGGCAAGATCCTGCGCAAGTTCACCACCGACCACGGCCCGGTCGAGGTCGCGGCGTTCCATCACGAGGCCGCCTATATTCGCAAGACGGTGGTCGAACGCGCCCGCTCGGGCGGCGATTCGGATGAGGCGATCGTAGAGGCGGTCCTGCCGTTCGCCCTGTTCACCGAACGCAGCTTCACTCCAACGGTCGTCGACGGCGAAGTCGTCAACGTCAAGCAGGAGGAGACCGGCGACAGGATGAGTGACGTACTGCTGGAGAAGGTTTCTCGACTGGCGGACATGAAGGTGCTCGACTTGTGGAAGCCCTCACTGCGTGAGCCTTTGAGTCTGCCGACACTGAATCTGAGCCGTTCCTCTGTGGGGCTGAGTATCCGCATCGGCGACCTCGATGTGCCTGAGAAGCACACCCGCTTGCCATGGTTCATGGACTTCAGCGGCGCTCTGCCGCACCAGGTTATTGCCGGTGGCGGTAAGTCGGGGCGCACCACGTTGTTGCAGACGTTGGTCATCTGTGGCTGCCTGCAGTACGGGCCCGGCCGGCTGGCGTTTATGCTCGCCGACTTCGGAACCGGCAAGCTGGGCGAGGTCAAAAACAGCCCGAACGTAGCGTCGTATGCGGCCCCCGGCAGCGCTGATGGAGTGTCGCGGATCCTGGGTGAGGCCCGGCGAGTCATCGGGCTTCGCCGTGAAGCGATGGTGGACCGTGCAGTCTCCTCGGTGGACGCCTACCTTGACTCAAAAGTCGACAACCCTGTTCCCGGTGACCCATACGGTCGGGTGATGGTGCTGATCGACGGCATCGGGGGGTTCCTCGGCGAAGACCGTTCCGAACGGGCCAAGCTGCTGCGCCCGATCCTCGACCTCGGCGCTGCTGTCGGTGTGCACCTGGTGTTCACCGCTGATTCTTCCGGCGGCGGCACCACCGGCAACGTGGCTCACTACTCCATCGACGTTCCCGGCGGTGTGCAGTTGCCTGCGACCGATTACGCCGGTGCCAAGATGGCTCCAGAGCTGCGGATGAATCTCAAAACCCTGATCCCGCAAGATCAGCCGGGGCGGTCGGTGGATCCGTACAGCACCAAGCAGGCGCGAACGGTGGTGCCGATCAACCGCGAAATTGAACCCGACTCGTTCGCCAGGGGAATGCCGGTGTTCGAGGTGAACGACTATGGCGCCGAGATCCGGGGCCTGTGCGACCAGTTGGCCGAGGTGTTCGCCGCCGAGCAGGTGCCTGTTGTCCGGCCCGCAGACCCGGTGATCGACTTTGAGACGATCTGGTCGGTATATGCGCCGCTGGTCCCACCGAACCGTCATCCGGTACAGACACATTTCCCCGTGGGCTCCCTGACGGACACCCTGGAACTCGCGCTCGTTCCGAACAGGTCGCAGGACCTGCTGGTGTACGGCGAGAAAGGCTGTGGCAAGACCAATATGCTGCGGATGCACATGGAGTCGGTGATGCGTCAGTTCGCGCCGAAGGACGCCGTGATCGTCGTCATCGACCCGCTGCGTCAGCAACTCGGCGAACGTGACCGCCTCTATGCGCGTGGTCACGTGCGGCCGGCGAAGTTCGGTGAGCCTCGCGCGGACGGCACAACCAATCGGATCCGTCCGCCTGGCTATGTCAGCTCGGTTGACGATCTCAAAGATGTTGCCGACATGCTGGTGCGGCTGATGGGCCAACGTCGCCCCAGCGAGGACGCAACCGCCGAGGACCTGATCAACCGGACCTACTTCACCGGTCCGGAGGTGTACGTGTACATCGACAACTTCCACGCAATCTCCGAGGGCTACATGGCCAAGACCGTGTTCGACACTGTCGAAGTCGGCGATCAGACAGTCTCCAAGCTGCTGTCGACGGGCACTGATCTCGGCGTGCACTTCATCATCTCCGACGACGGTGGGTTCAACGACCGGGTGAAGTCGGCCGCGATGCTTGCGGCACTGCGAGAGAAAATGATGGCCCCGATCCTGCAGTTGGCCGGGCAACCGTCCTCGGGTATGCCTATCCCGCAGGCGTACCACCTCAAGCCTTCTCGGTGGCGCCCTGGCCAGGGGAGGCTCATCATCGACGCGGACGCGTACGAGATGGTGCAGACGGCACACATCGACGTCAATGCGGTGGCGGCGAGGTTCGAACAGAAGTAG
- a CDS encoding HNH endonuclease family protein, protein MADRESKKSKKGGVLGVSGEPAWTVLVIAAIIAVIAVIVRVGPNGVRAYADTAINWATERINPAQTLPDGIGGTGTPSDDPATLTVAKSGSMRGYARDRFGAAWTDNVDIEYGHNGCGTRDDILARDMTGVLTRDGCKVLSGTLADPYTGTVIIFTRGPDTSARVQVDHLVALANSWVSGAASWSPQRRTQIANDPLNLMAADGSANQSKGAASADQWLPPNPSFQCTYVKRQVQVKNKYRLTVTAAEKSVMMRFRGYC, encoded by the coding sequence GTGGCTGACAGAGAGTCGAAGAAGTCCAAAAAGGGTGGCGTGCTCGGAGTTTCGGGCGAACCTGCATGGACAGTATTGGTGATCGCCGCCATCATCGCGGTGATCGCTGTCATTGTCCGCGTCGGTCCGAACGGTGTGCGCGCCTATGCTGACACCGCCATCAACTGGGCAACCGAACGGATCAACCCGGCTCAAACCTTGCCGGACGGAATCGGAGGGACCGGCACCCCGAGCGACGACCCGGCCACTCTGACGGTAGCCAAGTCGGGGTCTATGCGCGGGTACGCCCGAGACCGCTTCGGTGCGGCGTGGACCGACAACGTGGACATCGAATACGGACATAACGGATGCGGGACCCGCGACGACATCCTGGCTCGGGATATGACCGGAGTCCTGACCCGCGACGGCTGCAAAGTGCTCTCTGGCACGCTGGCCGACCCGTATACAGGCACCGTGATCATTTTCACCCGCGGCCCAGATACATCGGCCCGCGTGCAGGTCGATCATCTAGTGGCATTGGCCAATTCGTGGGTGTCGGGGGCAGCGTCATGGTCGCCGCAGCGGCGCACGCAGATCGCGAACGACCCCTTGAATCTGATGGCCGCCGACGGTTCGGCAAACCAGTCCAAGGGCGCGGCTTCGGCCGATCAGTGGTTGCCGCCGAACCCCTCGTTCCAGTGCACGTACGTCAAGCGACAGGTGCAGGTGAAGAACAAGTACCGGCTCACTGTGACCGCCGCCGAGAAGTCGGTGATGATGCGTTTCCGAGGGTACTGCTGA
- a CDS encoding ATP-dependent DNA ligase, with protein MTAAGEPRTASLYYREGNSDKEYHARLEPTDAGFLVTFAYGRRGSALTTGTKTTTAVDYAKATAIFEKLVKAKEAKGYTRGEDGTPYQNSASDRHPSGLLPQLLNVADQAAANEAINSDSWCLQEKYDGRRMMIRKTGDTIEAINKLGLAVGVSAAVARAAGSIEGDFILDGEIIGDVLYAFDIFEYTGNDLRDRPYQERYRILLDLIALNLDDAIAPTHNWTSQSDKRRKLAELRDAKAEGVVFKRLDAPYSPGRPNSGGPQLKFKFVETLSALVTAVNTQRSVGLSLHGNDGLTFVGNVTVPANHDVPPVGAVVEVRYLYAAPALYQPVYLGVRDDILPAECVMAQVKFKSGIDR; from the coding sequence ATGACCGCCGCAGGGGAACCCAGAACCGCGAGCCTCTACTACCGGGAAGGCAACAGCGACAAGGAATACCATGCGAGGCTGGAACCTACCGACGCCGGATTCCTCGTCACTTTCGCCTATGGACGCCGGGGTTCGGCACTGACCACCGGCACGAAGACCACCACCGCGGTGGACTACGCCAAGGCCACGGCGATCTTCGAGAAGCTGGTCAAAGCCAAAGAGGCCAAGGGCTATACCCGCGGCGAGGACGGCACCCCATATCAGAACAGCGCCAGCGACCGCCACCCGTCGGGCCTGCTGCCCCAGCTGCTCAACGTCGCCGACCAGGCCGCTGCGAATGAAGCCATCAACAGTGACAGCTGGTGCCTGCAGGAGAAGTACGACGGCCGTCGCATGATGATTCGCAAGACCGGCGACACCATCGAGGCCATCAACAAGTTGGGCCTGGCGGTAGGGGTGTCCGCGGCGGTGGCCCGTGCAGCTGGGTCCATCGAGGGTGACTTCATCCTCGACGGGGAGATCATCGGCGATGTGCTGTACGCCTTCGACATCTTCGAGTACACAGGCAATGACCTGCGCGACAGGCCCTACCAAGAGCGCTACCGCATCCTGCTCGATCTGATCGCCCTGAACCTCGATGACGCGATCGCGCCGACCCACAACTGGACCTCCCAGAGTGACAAGCGCCGGAAGCTGGCCGAGCTGCGGGACGCCAAGGCCGAGGGCGTGGTGTTCAAGCGCCTGGATGCACCGTATTCGCCGGGGCGGCCCAACAGCGGCGGCCCGCAGCTCAAGTTCAAGTTCGTCGAGACCCTGAGCGCCCTGGTGACCGCGGTCAACACCCAGCGCAGCGTGGGCCTGAGCCTGCACGGCAACGACGGCCTGACCTTCGTCGGCAACGTCACCGTTCCCGCCAACCACGACGTGCCGCCGGTCGGCGCCGTCGTCGAGGTCCGCTACCTCTACGCCGCCCCGGCGCTGTACCAGCCCGTCTACCTCGGTGTGCGCGACGACATCCTGCCCGCGGAGTGCGTGATGGCGCAGGTGAAATTCAAGAGCGGCATCGACCGGTGA
- a CDS encoding macro domain-containing protein, which yields MSFTIETGDLFAHPSEALAHGVNCIGVAGAGVAAIMKQRHPNAIHQYEVLARRGDLPVGGAMICPQGPGDMTIIHCASQYEPGPDARPEWLRSSLTVGLELAVAHGIASVALPLIGGGIGGLDPKEAEQIIREVAESSSVAVTLVLLG from the coding sequence ATGAGCTTCACAATCGAGACCGGCGACCTTTTCGCGCACCCGTCTGAGGCGCTCGCGCACGGCGTCAATTGCATCGGAGTAGCCGGCGCCGGTGTCGCAGCAATCATGAAACAGCGCCACCCAAACGCGATTCACCAATACGAGGTGCTCGCACGCCGCGGTGACCTTCCAGTTGGCGGGGCGATGATATGCCCTCAAGGGCCGGGAGATATGACGATCATCCACTGCGCCAGTCAGTATGAGCCGGGCCCCGACGCCCGACCCGAATGGCTACGATCGTCGCTGACTGTCGGACTCGAACTCGCAGTCGCGCACGGGATCGCGTCCGTGGCGCTGCCGCTCATCGGCGGAGGCATTGGGGGTCTCGACCCGAAAGAGGCCGAACAGATCATTCGCGAAGTCGCCGAGTCTTCCTCGGTAGCGGTCACGCTGGTGCTGCTCGGGTAG
- a CDS encoding helix-turn-helix domain-containing protein, with product MTTSGARLAQGIRAQKRPRLTDARIGATIRIERQNRGISQNQLSRDTGIDVRVLSRIELGQRPCRATELSTIAAALPIPVDKLLEQARQRTITQASDGRRRKAKNSAIV from the coding sequence ATGACCACCTCAGGCGCGCGCCTCGCGCAGGGCATCCGCGCCCAGAAGCGGCCTCGGCTGACCGACGCGCGGATCGGGGCAACAATTCGTATCGAACGCCAGAACCGCGGAATCAGCCAGAACCAGCTCTCCCGTGACACCGGGATCGACGTAAGGGTGCTCTCGCGTATCGAGCTCGGTCAGCGCCCCTGCCGCGCCACCGAGCTGTCCACCATTGCCGCGGCCTTGCCCATCCCGGTGGACAAGCTGCTAGAGCAAGCCCGCCAGCGCACCATCACACAGGCTTCTGATGGCCGGCGCCGCAAGGCCAAGAACAGTGCAATCGTCTGA
- the eccB gene encoding type VII secretion protein EccB: MPWYLTTPRQIKGYRRELNRVDEALSRQDVRGLGSPLRRMRGWLGLGFGGGILILVAAFVVSLISPKPDGSVAEIVTTRSGGMFVQFNGRLHPVTNLASARLIVGKADDAKVVTDTALRSMPTGPLMGIPNAPNLLTPRTDEEAAWTVCDWRDTAVPLSLLRSGDITTAVIAGKDMLEGGEDLGQTRAVLVRPSTDPSQLWLIYRDTRAQVGRGDFAAQAALGLTPARIDSAAVVSPALLGAISASPVLTAPQLADQGQPSEAVPGSAIGDVLTVSTASGARAFYLVGRTGIQQVGPVLAQMMVNVGAAQRLIDDPATVQTFERVSIVDDGRFPSSVPTLVSNPALCWSWTKTRGELAAHTRVFTNSKMPLTEAGRISTVRLLPNEGTAEQATDAITRPGYGWYARVTGDAADSVAAEQVLWIDPNGTRFPIDAVIPDSGNKLDVSYDPTVKALGLENVFPTPIPWSVAKLYAPGATLSIKNAQVMQGTIKPFSQVPSPARTANQGPPAQAPSPTGVQTPPPAAPPDDSAPEETEAHTDSASAVPAPTADAAG, encoded by the coding sequence GTGCCCTGGTATCTGACAACCCCGCGGCAGATCAAGGGATATAGGCGCGAATTGAATCGTGTCGACGAAGCCCTGTCGCGTCAGGACGTGCGGGGCCTAGGTTCCCCTTTGAGGCGAATGCGCGGCTGGCTCGGGCTGGGCTTCGGAGGCGGCATCCTTATCCTGGTCGCGGCGTTCGTGGTGTCGCTGATCAGTCCGAAACCCGATGGCAGTGTCGCCGAGATTGTCACGACCCGCAGCGGTGGAATGTTCGTCCAGTTCAATGGGCGCCTGCACCCGGTGACCAACCTCGCCTCCGCGAGGCTGATTGTGGGCAAGGCCGACGATGCGAAGGTCGTCACCGATACGGCGCTACGTTCGATGCCGACTGGCCCACTGATGGGAATCCCCAATGCGCCGAACCTGCTTACGCCGCGTACCGATGAAGAGGCTGCCTGGACGGTGTGCGACTGGCGCGACACCGCTGTGCCGTTGTCGCTGCTGCGCTCCGGTGACATCACCACCGCGGTCATCGCTGGGAAAGACATGTTGGAAGGTGGAGAGGACCTTGGCCAGACGCGGGCAGTTCTGGTTCGACCGTCCACCGATCCTTCTCAGCTGTGGTTGATCTACCGTGACACCCGCGCACAAGTGGGCCGCGGCGACTTCGCCGCACAAGCCGCCCTAGGTCTGACTCCCGCTCGCATTGACTCGGCCGCGGTGGTGTCCCCGGCACTACTGGGGGCGATTTCGGCCTCGCCGGTCCTGACCGCACCGCAGCTGGCTGATCAGGGCCAGCCAAGCGAAGCGGTCCCCGGATCGGCTATCGGCGACGTGTTGACGGTGTCCACCGCATCAGGGGCCCGCGCCTTCTATCTGGTGGGCCGCACCGGAATTCAGCAAGTGGGACCCGTGCTGGCCCAGATGATGGTCAATGTCGGTGCTGCACAGCGGCTGATCGATGATCCCGCCACAGTGCAGACCTTCGAACGCGTGTCGATCGTCGACGACGGCCGGTTCCCGTCGTCGGTGCCGACCCTCGTCTCGAATCCAGCGCTGTGCTGGAGCTGGACTAAGACTCGTGGTGAATTGGCGGCGCACACACGGGTTTTCACCAACTCGAAGATGCCGCTGACTGAAGCGGGACGTATCTCGACTGTGCGCCTGCTGCCCAACGAGGGAACCGCCGAGCAGGCCACCGACGCGATCACGCGACCGGGCTATGGCTGGTATGCCCGCGTCACCGGGGACGCCGCTGATTCGGTGGCCGCCGAACAGGTGTTGTGGATCGACCCGAACGGGACCCGCTTCCCGATCGATGCGGTGATTCCAGACAGCGGCAACAAGCTCGACGTCTCCTACGACCCGACAGTGAAGGCGCTTGGACTCGAGAACGTCTTTCCGACCCCGATCCCGTGGTCGGTGGCCAAGCTGTATGCGCCCGGGGCCACGTTGTCGATCAAGAACGCACAGGTGATGCAGGGAACGATCAAGCCATTCTCTCAGGTACCGAGTCCGGCGAGGACCGCCAACCAGGGCCCGCCCGCGCAAGCCCCTAGTCCTACTGGGGTCCAGACCCCGCCGCCGGCCGCGCCGCCTGACGATTCGGCGCCGGAGGAGACCGAAGCGCACACCGATTCTGCCTCCGCCGTCCCGGCGCCCACTGCTGATGCCGCCGGCTGA
- a CDS encoding 5' nucleotidase, NT5C type, with protein sequence MIRRPLHIGLDVDGVLAGYMAAIAEVGRGNGHTMSGEGPLTYELIEPGWFPDALTAAAAMAQLHERGLGDLALLDDTAPGAVRELRNGGHKVSIVTARQEHRAGESSHRAGRRDLASWLARHGIETDDLLFMQQKSLSGCDVYLDDAPHNIDEIRSAGRIAVVRDTTYNRQVPGPRVISLAEFADRVLRGDFNRQAA encoded by the coding sequence ATGATCCGGCGACCATTGCATATAGGTCTCGATGTCGACGGTGTGCTTGCTGGCTACATGGCGGCCATCGCCGAGGTCGGACGCGGGAACGGCCACACGATGTCGGGCGAGGGACCGCTCACCTATGAACTGATCGAACCTGGCTGGTTTCCCGATGCACTCACTGCGGCGGCGGCAATGGCCCAGCTGCACGAACGCGGCCTGGGCGATCTGGCACTGCTCGACGACACCGCTCCGGGCGCGGTGCGTGAACTGCGCAACGGCGGCCACAAGGTCTCCATCGTGACCGCACGACAAGAGCACCGCGCGGGAGAATCATCGCACCGTGCCGGACGCCGCGACCTTGCAAGCTGGCTTGCTCGCCACGGCATCGAAACTGACGATCTGCTTTTCATGCAGCAAAAGAGCCTCTCCGGCTGTGACGTCTACCTCGATGATGCTCCCCACAACATCGACGAGATCCGAAGTGCCGGAAGGATCGCCGTGGTGCGCGACACCACCTACAACCGGCAAGTTCCCGGCCCACGCGTGATCAGTCTGGCCGAGTTCGCCGATCGAGTGCTCCGCGGGGATTTCAACCGGCAGGCAGCCTGA